One region of Edaphobacter bradus genomic DNA includes:
- a CDS encoding rhomboid family intramembrane serine protease, translating to MPRSSPTTLSLPPFSGATRRLVLLNVGVFFALAIVAWVSSSIGSMLLRHLILEPLAVVHGEVWQLATYSVIDQGILSIVFSMLTLWFTGALLEGAYGSRWLAELYWSSVIGGAAIATAVSFTHIFGMRPDVVAGSAWTGVFGLLVAIAMLFGDQEFYLWFLIRVKAKYLVAIYILIAVATLLKQANSFGALMQLSGGFCGFLFVRFAPRRGFAFGVSERFFGIRNGYYRWKRRRAARKFEVYMRKQNREVHFDKDGRYVDPDELRRDPNDKRWMN from the coding sequence ATGCCGCGGTCCAGTCCCACCACGTTGTCCTTACCGCCCTTCAGTGGCGCTACGCGCAGGCTCGTTCTGCTCAACGTCGGAGTCTTCTTCGCGCTGGCCATCGTGGCGTGGGTGTCGTCGTCCATTGGCAGCATGCTCCTGCGCCACCTCATCCTGGAGCCGCTGGCTGTCGTGCACGGAGAGGTGTGGCAGCTCGCCACCTACTCTGTGATCGATCAGGGTATCCTCTCTATCGTCTTCAGCATGCTTACGCTGTGGTTCACCGGCGCTCTGCTCGAGGGCGCTTATGGCAGCCGCTGGCTCGCCGAGCTCTACTGGAGCTCAGTCATCGGCGGAGCGGCCATCGCCACGGCTGTCTCCTTTACCCACATCTTCGGCATGCGGCCGGATGTCGTCGCGGGCAGCGCCTGGACCGGCGTATTCGGCCTGCTCGTCGCCATTGCGATGCTCTTCGGCGACCAGGAGTTCTACCTCTGGTTTCTGATCCGCGTCAAGGCGAAGTACCTGGTCGCGATCTACATTCTCATCGCGGTCGCTACGCTGCTCAAACAGGCGAACAGCTTCGGCGCGCTGATGCAGCTTTCGGGAGGCTTCTGCGGCTTCCTCTTCGTGCGGTTCGCTCCACGTCGCGGCTTTGCATTCGGTGTCTCGGAGCGCTTCTTCGGTATTCGCAACGGTTACTACCGCTGGAAGCGCCGCCGTGCAGCCCGCAAGTTCGAGGTCTACATGCGGAAGCAGAACCGCGAGGTCCATTTCGACAAGGACGGCCGCTATGTTGACCCCGATGAGCTGCGCCGCGACCCCAACGACAAGCGCTGGATGAATTAG
- a CDS encoding MGH1-like glycoside hydrolase domain-containing protein: MITDEQRRLNEDAAKLVPWKKWGPYLSERQWGTVREDYSADGNAWNYFTHDQARSRAYRWGEDGIAGVCDNHQVMCFAIALWNGKDPILKERMFGLTNSEGNHGEDVKEYYFYLDSTPTHSYMKYLYKYPQAAYPYNDLVQTNRQRGKGELEYELLDTGIFNEDRYFDVFVEYAKAGVEDMGVRISVVNRGPEPATLHLLPTLWFRNTWMGSNAGSKPGLKGKKGDGFSVILAHLTDPLFQESLADYCLYCEGDAPLLFTENETNNMKLFGTQNASPYVKDAFHNFLVHGQADAVNPAMEGTKAAPHYTLNVGAGETRVVRLRMVRASEKTEAKPFANFDSVFADRLKEADAFYASITPAAVKADPDRALVMRQALAGMLWSKQYFYYDLNVWLREHKVGPWSSPEVRESVRNGEWFHMYNDDIVSMPDKWEYPWYAAWDLAFHMLAFQVVDPEFAKEQLRLILRNDYMHPNGQMPAYEWNFSDTNPPVHAYATMQIYMSDKERNDGKGDLEFLTYAFSKLLVNFTWWLNRKDRSGNNLFEGGFLGLDNIGVFDRSAPIPGGGHLEQADGTAWMVFFSQQMLRIAVELALHYPIFEEFVSKFFEHTMWIAGAMDRMGKQQDAMWDDEDGFFYDVLRLPDGQSFRLKVRSMVGLLPLTAVAIFEEDLREKLPTFVKRANEFMERHPELAANLHMPGAPGLAGRRMLATVNEDKLRRILTKMLDENEFFGPYGIRALSRYHAEHPFVFSIAGQESRVSYLPGDSDSGMFGGNSNWRGPVWMPVNFLLYVALMRLGAYYGNSFTVECPTGSGKQMNLFQVAKELGERLIGTFARDGEGRRPVFGGAEKFQTNPYWRDNVLFYEYFQGDNGAGIGASHQTGWTGCIARVIQGNGVYDEKYLGERDIERLAIRIGQGLEEKTAAAMTK, translated from the coding sequence ATGATAACTGACGAACAGCGAAGGCTGAACGAGGATGCTGCGAAGCTGGTTCCCTGGAAGAAGTGGGGACCTTACCTGAGTGAGCGGCAGTGGGGAACGGTGCGGGAGGACTACAGCGCGGATGGGAATGCGTGGAACTACTTCACGCACGACCAGGCGAGGTCGCGAGCGTATCGGTGGGGTGAGGACGGCATTGCCGGAGTGTGCGACAACCATCAGGTGATGTGCTTTGCGATTGCCCTGTGGAACGGCAAGGACCCGATTCTGAAGGAACGGATGTTCGGGCTGACGAACAGCGAGGGCAACCACGGCGAGGATGTGAAGGAGTACTACTTCTACCTGGACAGCACCCCGACGCACTCCTACATGAAGTATCTGTACAAGTATCCGCAGGCGGCTTACCCGTACAACGACCTGGTTCAGACGAACAGGCAGCGCGGGAAGGGAGAGCTGGAGTACGAGTTGCTGGACACGGGCATCTTCAACGAAGACCGCTACTTCGATGTGTTTGTGGAGTATGCCAAGGCGGGCGTGGAGGACATGGGAGTCAGGATCAGCGTGGTGAACCGAGGGCCGGAACCGGCGACATTGCATCTGCTGCCGACGCTGTGGTTTCGCAACACCTGGATGGGGTCGAATGCGGGGAGCAAGCCGGGACTGAAGGGGAAGAAGGGAGATGGGTTTAGTGTGATCTTGGCGCATCTGACCGACCCGCTGTTCCAGGAGTCGCTGGCGGATTACTGCCTGTACTGCGAGGGCGATGCGCCGCTGCTGTTTACGGAGAATGAGACCAATAATATGAAGCTGTTCGGTACGCAGAACGCTTCGCCGTATGTGAAGGATGCGTTCCACAACTTTCTAGTGCATGGGCAGGCCGATGCGGTGAATCCGGCGATGGAAGGGACAAAGGCTGCTCCGCACTACACGCTGAACGTTGGAGCAGGCGAGACCAGGGTCGTGCGGTTGCGGATGGTGCGGGCGAGTGAGAAGACGGAGGCGAAGCCGTTTGCAAACTTCGACTCGGTATTTGCGGATCGGTTGAAGGAGGCGGACGCATTCTACGCGAGCATTACCCCGGCCGCGGTGAAGGCGGATCCGGATCGTGCGCTCGTGATGCGACAGGCGCTGGCGGGGATGTTGTGGAGCAAGCAGTACTTCTACTATGACCTGAATGTGTGGCTGAGAGAGCACAAGGTTGGGCCATGGAGCTCTCCGGAGGTTCGCGAGAGCGTGCGCAATGGCGAGTGGTTCCACATGTACAACGACGACATCGTCTCGATGCCGGATAAGTGGGAGTATCCGTGGTATGCGGCGTGGGACCTGGCGTTTCACATGCTTGCATTCCAAGTGGTGGATCCGGAATTTGCGAAGGAACAGCTGAGGCTGATTCTGCGGAACGACTATATGCACCCGAACGGACAGATGCCGGCGTATGAGTGGAATTTCAGCGATACGAATCCGCCTGTGCATGCGTACGCGACGATGCAGATATACATGAGCGACAAGGAGCGGAACGACGGCAAAGGGGACCTGGAGTTTCTTACGTATGCGTTCTCGAAGCTACTAGTGAACTTCACGTGGTGGCTGAACCGGAAGGATCGCTCGGGGAACAATCTGTTTGAGGGCGGGTTCCTTGGGCTGGACAATATCGGCGTGTTCGACCGGAGCGCGCCGATTCCGGGTGGGGGGCATCTGGAACAGGCGGATGGGACAGCGTGGATGGTGTTCTTTAGCCAGCAGATGCTGAGGATTGCGGTGGAGCTGGCGCTGCACTACCCGATTTTCGAGGAGTTCGTTTCGAAATTCTTCGAGCACACGATGTGGATTGCTGGGGCGATGGACCGGATGGGCAAACAGCAAGACGCGATGTGGGACGATGAGGATGGCTTCTTCTACGATGTGCTGCGGCTGCCGGATGGACAGTCGTTCCGATTGAAAGTGCGGTCGATGGTGGGACTGCTGCCGCTGACGGCAGTGGCGATCTTCGAGGAAGACCTGCGGGAGAAGCTGCCAACCTTCGTTAAGCGGGCGAACGAGTTTATGGAGCGGCATCCTGAGCTGGCGGCAAACCTGCATATGCCCGGCGCGCCGGGATTGGCGGGGAGACGGATGCTGGCGACGGTGAATGAAGACAAGCTGCGCCGCATATTGACGAAGATGCTGGATGAGAACGAATTCTTCGGGCCGTATGGGATACGGGCGCTGTCGCGCTACCACGCGGAGCATCCGTTTGTGTTCTCCATTGCGGGCCAGGAGTCGAGGGTTTCGTACCTGCCGGGGGATTCGGATAGCGGGATGTTTGGGGGGAACTCGAACTGGAGGGGGCCGGTGTGGATGCCGGTGAACTTCCTGCTGTATGTGGCGCTGATGCGACTGGGCGCGTACTACGGCAACTCATTCACGGTGGAGTGCCCGACAGGTTCAGGAAAGCAGATGAATCTGTTTCAGGTGGCGAAGGAGCTGGGAGAGAGGCTGATTGGGACCTTTGCGAGAGATGGCGAAGGCAGGCGGCCGGTGTTCGGAGGCGCGGAGAAGTTCCAGACGAATCCGTACTGGCGCGATAATGTCCTTTTTTATGAGTATTTCCAGGGCGACAATGGGGCGGGAATCGGCGCGAGCCATCAGACGGGATGGACCGGATGCATTGCGCGGGTCATTCAGGGAAATGGGGTGTATGACGAGAAGTATCTCGGCGAACGTGATATCGAACGGCTGGCGATAAGGATAGGGCAGGGCCTCGAGGAGAAGACGGCTGCCGCGATGACGAAGTAG